One Halobacterium wangiae genomic window, GCAAACGAGTGAGTGGAGTGGAGCAGCCGAACTGACCGAGAGCGCCCGCCACCGACTGCTCGCCGCCCCGGAGCGTCGAATCGTTCTGGAGCTCCTAGCGGAACGCACCGCGCCCGTCGACCTCGGTGAACTTGCTACGTCCGTGGCCCAGCAGGCACGCGATGACCCTGCACCGGCCCCGGAGCTCGCCGACCGGACGAAGACGCGACTCCACCACGCCCACCTCCCGAAACTCGACGAGGCGGGCGTCATCGACTACGACCCGGAGGCGAACCGCGTCGAGGCCTGGCGGTCCCCCGGCCGACTGCTGTAGAAGAGAGCGACCGTCTAACTGGTCGGTTTCGGTCCAGTACTACGAGAACAGAGCCGAGGCTACGCGTCGCGGCCCAGCGTGTAGAACTCGTCGTTCGGTCGCATGTCTGCGAGCACGGCCATCCGGTTCGAGAGGTTGAAGAACGCCGCGACCGAGCCGATGTCCCATATCTCCTCCTGCGAGAAGCCTGCGTCCCGGAGAGCAGCCACGTCCTCCTCGGTGACGGCCTCCGGCGACTCGGTGAGCTTCACGGCGAAGTCGAGCATCGCGCGGTGTTCCGTCGAGACGTCGGCCGCGCGGTGGTTGGTGGCGAGCTGGTCCGCGAGCTTCGGCGCGTCGGCGTAGATGCGACAGAGCGCGCCGTGGGCGACTACGCAGTAGAGACAGTCGTTGGCGCCGCTCGTGGCGACGACGATCATCTCCACCTCCTCCCGGGCGAGCGGCGTGTCGTCGACGAGCGCGTCGTAGTACGCGAAGAACGCGCGGAAGTGGCTCGGCTTGTACGCGTACGCCTCGAACACGTTCGGCGTGAACCCCGCACGTTCGGTCTCCTCGTCGATGCGCTGCCTGAGGTCGTCGGGCAGGTCGTCGGTGTCGGGGACGGGGAACCGCGTCATCGCTTC contains:
- a CDS encoding DUF7344 domain-containing protein codes for the protein MSQIPSEQTSEWSGAAELTESARHRLLAAPERRIVLELLAERTAPVDLGELATSVAQQARDDPAPAPELADRTKTRLHHAHLPKLDEAGVIDYDPEANRVEAWRSPGRLL
- a CDS encoding peroxidase-related enzyme (This protein belongs to a clade of uncharacterized proteins related to peroxidases such as the alkylhydroperoxidase AhpD.), whose amino-acid sequence is MSEEAMTRFPVPDTDDLPDDLRQRIDEETERAGFTPNVFEAYAYKPSHFRAFFAYYDALVDDTPLAREEVEMIVVATSGANDCLYCVVAHGALCRIYADAPKLADQLATNHRAADVSTEHRAMLDFAVKLTESPEAVTEEDVAALRDAGFSQEEIWDIGSVAAFFNLSNRMAVLADMRPNDEFYTLGRDA